CACCAATATTATCTGAATAACTTAGATTAATTTTAAATGGACTTATTTTTCTTTCAATAACATCATTTAAAAATTCTCTTTTAAAACTATTTTGTAAGAATAACCCCTCTCTATTCTCTTCTATACCAATTTTTATTTCTCCTTTAAAATTAGCCATTACCATTGAAAAAAATAAGAAAAATGATACCAATATTTTCTTCATACTCCCTTAACCTTTCTATATTTAGTATCAGTATTTTACCTTATCAGAAATCATTTTTCAAGTTTTCAAAAACAGTCTTAAACCTTTAAAAACAGGTGTTTTAAAGCAAATTTTATTTTAAAATTTTTCAGTATTAAGTAAAGTGTAAAAAAATAGCTAGATTTTCATCTAGCTAGTTTATTCTTATTTTTCTATTTTTGTATATGGTAATAATGCTATTTGTCTTGATCTTTTAATTGCTTTTGCAATTTTTCTTTGAATCTTAGCATCTAACCCTGTTACTCTTGATGGAGATATTTTCCCTTTATCATTCATAAAGTTCTTTAATAAATCCACATTTTTATAATCTATATCTTCAATTTTGAACTTAACTTTTGGTCTTCTTTTTCTTTTTTTAAATTCAGCAACTGGTTTCATTTCTTCCTCCTATTTTTTAGAACGGGAAGTCATCCTCTTCATCTACAAGAATTTCTTCTTTCGGAGCTTCAAATGATTTACTTGGTGTAAACTCTCTGCTTCCCCCACTTGAATCAGATTTTGAATCTATGAACTCAAAGCTACTTAAAACAACATCTGTAGATGTTCTCTTTTCTCCTTCTTTAGTTTCATAGTTACTTACTGATAATTTTCCTGTAACAAGTATTCTACTTCCTTTTTTAAAATATTGTCCTATAGTTTCTGCTCTTTTTTCCCAAGCAACACAGTTAATAAAGTCAACTTCTTCTCTATTGCTATCTCTTTGAACTGCAATAGAAAATCTTAAATAAGCTTTTCCTGTTCCTGTGTATTGAACTTCAGGATCTCTTGTAAGTCTTCCTAATAATGATACGTAATTCATAATATTTCCCCCTAATAATTTATTTTAACCTTATAATTTTACTATCATGTATTTCATTAAGTACTCAGATATGTTTAATTTTTTCTCTACTTCTGTAAGTTGTGTTCCATCCATAGAAAATTT
The genomic region above belongs to Streptobacillus moniliformis DSM 12112 and contains:
- the rpsR gene encoding 30S ribosomal protein S18, whose product is MKPVAEFKKRKRRPKVKFKIEDIDYKNVDLLKNFMNDKGKISPSRVTGLDAKIQRKIAKAIKRSRQIALLPYTKIEK
- a CDS encoding single-stranded DNA-binding protein codes for the protein MNYVSLLGRLTRDPEVQYTGTGKAYLRFSIAVQRDSNREEVDFINCVAWEKRAETIGQYFKKGSRILVTGKLSVSNYETKEGEKRTSTDVVLSSFEFIDSKSDSSGGSREFTPSKSFEAPKEEILVDEEDDFPF